The Anabaena sp. WA102 genome contains a region encoding:
- the lgt gene encoding prolipoprotein diacylglyceryl transferase has translation MVVDFSVLPLGFLFTSPGPIVVKLGPIVIRWYGLLIASAVLIGVSLSQYLAKRRHVNPDLISDLSIWLVIAAIPAARLYYVLFQWPEYSQHPERIIAIWQGGIAIHGAIIGGAIAALIFARLNKVSFWQLTDLVAPSLILGQAIGRWGNFFNSEAFGRPTSLPWKLYIPSDRRPLDLVNFEYFHPTFLYESLWNLMVFALLITLFFRALAKKSRLKVGTLFLVYWVAYSLGRIWIEGLRTDSLMLGPLRMAQMVSLGGMTLGLFGLAWLYIFKRSLPDVVAGGNEEKNAPE, from the coding sequence ATGGTAGTGGATTTTTCTGTTTTGCCTTTGGGGTTTTTATTTACTTCCCCTGGTCCGATTGTGGTTAAATTGGGACCAATTGTTATTCGTTGGTATGGGTTGTTAATTGCTTCTGCTGTGTTAATTGGTGTTAGTCTTTCTCAATACCTAGCCAAGCGTCGTCATGTTAATCCCGATTTAATTAGTGATTTATCAATTTGGTTGGTGATTGCAGCTATTCCCGCCGCTAGGTTATATTATGTTTTGTTTCAATGGCCAGAATATTCTCAACATCCAGAACGGATAATTGCAATTTGGCAAGGGGGTATTGCTATTCATGGGGCAATTATTGGCGGTGCGATCGCGGCGTTAATTTTTGCTAGACTGAATAAGGTATCTTTTTGGCAATTGACTGATTTGGTTGCTCCTTCATTAATATTAGGGCAAGCAATTGGTCGGTGGGGAAATTTTTTCAACTCGGAAGCTTTTGGCAGACCAACTAGTTTACCTTGGAAGTTATATATTCCCTCAGATCGTCGTCCTTTGGATTTAGTGAATTTTGAATATTTCCATCCCACTTTTCTTTATGAATCGTTGTGGAATTTAATGGTGTTTGCATTGTTAATAACTTTGTTTTTTCGAGCTTTAGCTAAAAAATCCCGGTTGAAAGTAGGGACGTTATTTTTAGTTTACTGGGTTGCTTATAGCTTGGGACGGATTTGGATTGAAGGTTTACGCACAGATAGCTTAATGCTAGGACCTTTACGGATGGCACAAATGGTAAGTTTAGGGGGAATGACTTTAGGATTATTTGGTTTAGCTTGGCTATATATATTCAAGCGTTCCTTACCTGATGTTGTTGCTGGGGGAAATGAAGAAAAAAATGCCCCAGAGTAA
- the cobM gene encoding precorrin-4 C(11)-methyltransferase, which produces MSESTSNLSFSKYPNALESAVYIVGAGPGDPDLLTVRAQKLLAAADVILFADSLIPEQILDICRADAEIIKTANRTLEEILPLMIDAVRSHKSVVRLHSGDPSLYSAIHEQMQLLADANIPFEVIPGISAFQAAAAKLKIELTVPGLVQTIILTRISGRTHVPDTEELAALAAHRASLCLYLSVSHITEAQEKLLEHYDPDTPVAICYRLGWPDEKIRVVNLAQIADCTHEEKLRRTTLYVISPALLPVSGRSRLYHPEHNHLFRASHNLG; this is translated from the coding sequence ATGAGTGAATCTACTAGTAATTTGAGTTTTTCTAAGTATCCCAATGCCTTAGAATCTGCGGTTTATATTGTGGGTGCCGGACCAGGAGATCCTGATTTATTAACGGTTAGGGCGCAAAAGTTGTTGGCTGCGGCTGATGTGATTTTATTTGCAGATTCTTTAATTCCCGAACAGATTTTAGATATTTGTCGTGCAGATGCGGAAATTATTAAAACAGCAAATCGGACTTTGGAAGAAATTTTACCATTGATGATTGATGCCGTGCGATCGCATAAATCAGTGGTCAGGCTACATTCTGGTGATCCTAGTCTGTATAGCGCTATTCATGAACAAATGCAGCTATTAGCCGATGCGAATATTCCCTTTGAAGTTATCCCTGGTATCAGTGCCTTTCAAGCTGCCGCAGCTAAATTGAAAATAGAGTTAACTGTCCCTGGTTTAGTCCAAACTATTATTCTCACTCGCATTAGCGGTCGTACCCATGTCCCTGATACTGAAGAGTTAGCAGCTTTAGCCGCCCATCGTGCCAGTTTATGTTTATATTTAAGTGTGAGTCATATTACTGAAGCCCAAGAGAAATTATTAGAACATTATGATCCAGATACTCCAGTAGCAATTTGCTATCGCTTAGGCTGGCCAGATGAAAAAATCCGGGTTGTGAATTTAGCACAAATCGCAGATTGTACCCATGAAGAAAAATTACGGCGAACTACACTTTATGTAATCAGTCCCG
- the coaD gene encoding pantetheine-phosphate adenylyltransferase has protein sequence MIAIYPGSFDPITLGHLDLIQRSSRLFERVIVAVLRNPHKMPLFTVEQRLEQIRLATKHLPNVGVDSFDGLTVKYAQMQQAQVLLRGLRAVSDFEIELQMAHTNKTLSTQIETVFLATSNEYSFLSSSVVKEIARFGGSVDHLVPPHIALDIYQCYNQKSLASNPTTTATILPQEST, from the coding sequence GTGATTGCTATTTATCCTGGTAGTTTTGATCCCATCACCTTGGGACATTTAGACCTTATTCAGCGCAGTAGTCGCCTATTTGAACGAGTCATTGTTGCCGTCCTCCGCAATCCCCATAAAATGCCATTGTTTACAGTAGAGCAAAGATTAGAGCAAATTCGTCTAGCTACAAAACATTTACCAAATGTAGGAGTAGACAGCTTTGACGGTTTGACTGTAAAATATGCTCAAATGCAACAAGCGCAAGTTTTGTTACGGGGGTTAAGAGCGGTTTCTGACTTTGAGATTGAGCTACAAATGGCTCACACTAATAAAACATTGTCTACTCAGATCGAGACAGTTTTTCTGGCAACATCAAATGAGTATAGTTTTTTAAGTAGTAGTGTGGTAAAAGAGATTGCCAGGTTTGGTGGCTCTGTTGATCATCTTGTTCCCCCACACATTGCCCTAGATATATACCAATGCTACAACCAAAAATCCCTAGCCTCGAATCCAACCACAACGGCAACAATCCTCCCCCAAGAGAGTACGTGA
- a CDS encoding DivIVA domain-containing protein, with product MLQPKIPSLESNHNGNNPPPREYVNGIPSIGNPEPTAGVDIQQELNRLEDIVLSSLRIPLTGRTLIDEDKLLEQLDFIRLSLPTVFQEALDILAQKNEILLEAEEYGQQVVDVAQAKRAQILAESDIVRQAQREADQLRRQVQDDCETMMQDTLAEIDRKRRACQQELEEMRQTAISQAEEIEDGADKYADNVLANIEQDIQEMLKIITNGRKQLNSANVPKNGDHPQQRPHNSKKR from the coding sequence ATGCTACAACCAAAAATCCCTAGCCTCGAATCCAACCACAACGGCAACAATCCTCCCCCAAGAGAGTACGTGAATGGTATCCCCTCCATTGGCAATCCAGAACCAACAGCAGGGGTAGATATTCAGCAGGAACTCAACCGCTTAGAGGACATAGTTCTCTCTAGTTTGAGGATTCCCCTGACAGGACGAACTTTAATAGATGAAGATAAATTACTAGAACAACTTGATTTCATCCGTCTTTCTTTGCCAACAGTGTTTCAGGAAGCACTCGATATTTTGGCACAAAAGAATGAAATTCTTCTAGAAGCGGAAGAATATGGACAACAGGTTGTAGATGTAGCCCAAGCAAAAAGAGCGCAAATTTTGGCAGAAAGTGATATCGTCAGGCAAGCACAGCGGGAAGCTGACCAACTACGGCGACAAGTCCAGGACGATTGTGAAACAATGATGCAAGACACTCTTGCGGAAATTGACCGTAAACGTCGCGCTTGTCAGCAAGAATTAGAAGAAATGCGCCAAACGGCAATTTCTCAAGCTGAAGAAATTGAAGATGGTGCTGATAAATACGCCGATAACGTTCTGGCTAATATTGAACAGGATATACAGGAAATGTTAAAAATTATTACTAATGGCCGCAAACAATTAAATTCTGCTAATGTCCCCAAAAATGGAGATCATCCCCAACAACGCCCCCATAATTCCAAAAAAAGATAG